The following coding sequences lie in one Spinacia oleracea cultivar Varoflay chromosome 1, BTI_SOV_V1, whole genome shotgun sequence genomic window:
- the LOC130466123 gene encoding uncharacterized protein, with protein sequence MTSAPDDIYDTTTIPLAASVWHSDFDQETYITASDIGEFLRGACLNISAIQVYILCLLHDHAKSFEMSRISFICPEIMSSTRIKADPGAPTMYLKNIFQAEIEKEKMGNPNLTNWFLIPYNQENHWNLYVMDLRRGYVYIFDPARDPRRTDYAWGILSL encoded by the exons ATGACTTCGGCGCCTGATGATATATATGATACTACTACCATCCCATTGGCGGCCTCAGTTTGGCACTCGGATTTTGATCAAGAAACATACATAACTGCGTCTGATATAGGAGAGTTCCTTCGCGGGGCGTGCTTAAACATTTCAGCGATCCAAGTCTACATAtt gtgtttattgcacgatcatgccaaatcatttgaaatgtctcggatttcgttcatttgtcccgagattatgtcaagcactagaatcaaggccgaccctggagcgccaacaatgtatttgaaaaacattttccaagctgaaattgaaaaggagaagatgggtaatcctaacctaactaattggtttttaatcccatataatcaaga aaatcattggaatttatacgtgatggacctacgtagaggttatgtatatattttcgatcctgctagagatccacgtcgaacagattatgcatggggaatcttgagtttgtaa
- the LOC130465612 gene encoding uncharacterized protein, which yields MKLLSWNCRGVGNPRSVRALRTWCWRERSELVFLMETMVDSKQLERVRGRCGFTEGSCLGSEGNSGGMGLWWRDINVHIFSYSRHHIAAEVRDDNNNPVWVAVGVYGWPETENKHRTWDMMRTIQDECEVPTVFFGDFNEIVSMSEKEGGAMRRESLMDAFKEAIDDCGLHDLGFKGRTFTWQRGTEPGSVIRERLDRFLVSEEWHNLFPRSMVRHFPIYKSDHAPILLNTEAINFQNKEKRRFHFEALWLASEECRGVVESSWNGGGGSSLPVIIARCAEDLSKWAKGNFRAVKKRIKEAEKELSEWQKCVPDATMIEKCNNLCAELDDLHRKEETY from the coding sequence ATGAAACTTCTAAGTTGGAACTGCCGAGGGGTCGGCAACCCTCGGTCAGTTCGAGCACTCCGCACCTGGTGCTGGAGGGAGCGGTCGGAGTTGGTCTTCTTAATGGAGACCATGGTTGATTCAAAACAGCTTGAAAGAGTTAGAGGACGGTGTGGGTTTACTGAAGGTTCGTGCCTAGGTAGTGAGGGGAATTCAGGTGGAATGGGGCTATGGTGGCGTGACATTAACGTCCACATTTTCTCATATTCGAGACACCATATTGCTGCGGAGGTTAGGGATGATAATAACAACCCTGTCTGGGTGGCCGTGGGTGTGTACGGATGGCCTGAAACGGAGAATAAACATCGTACGTGGGACATGATGCGCACTATCCAGGATGAGTGTGAGGTTCCAACTGTATTTTTTGGGGACTTTAATGAAATTGTGAGCATGAGTGAAAAAGAAGGGGGGGCAATGAGGAGGGAGTCCCTGATGGATGCGTTCAAGGAAGCCATTGACGATTGCGGGCTCCACGACCTGGGATTCAAAGGAAGAACTTTTACTTGGCAACGGGGGACGGAACCGGGGTCAGTGATCAGAGAAAGGCTTGATAGGTTCTTGGTGAGCGAAGAATGGCACAATCTTTTCCCTCGATCCATGGTCAGGCACTTTCCCATATATAAGTCTGACCATGCGCCCATATTGTTGAACACTGAGGCAATAAATTTCCAGAATAAGGAAAAAAGAAGATTTCACTTTGAAGCTCTGTGGTTGGCGAGTGAGGAATGTCGTGGTGTGGTTGAGTCTTCGTGGAATGGTGGTGGGGGATCCTCCCTCCCTGTCATTATTGCTAGATGTGCTGAAGACTTGAGTAAGTGGGCAAAAGGCAATTTCAGAGCAGTAAAGAAGAGGATAAAAGAGGCGGAAAAAGAACTCAGTGAGTGGCAGAAATGTGTACCTGATGCTACTATGATTGAGAAATGCAACAATCTTTGTGCGGAGTTGGATGATCTTCATAGAAAAGAGGAGACTTACTGA
- the LOC110806204 gene encoding uncharacterized protein → MKIIIDKKTNKVVFAEAGKQVVDLIFHILSLPLATVVNLLHENNKDVIGCLAEVFNSVESLDSSYLESNLNKNSILNPTTAIVVPLLSTKPTTQNHLLKCYTCSNSTLVCCLSDRQGTVCGHHSTKMTTVRSLVYEPRTPGYVKEAVAFMVMDNLEVKPMSISLISTHLKNLTSFEEREVQFGQKEGIAMLKASLETKSVLTAVFLGMKEEDIVPESETCD, encoded by the exons ATGAAGATCATCATAGACAAAAAGACTAACAAGGTTGTATTTGCGGAAGCAGGAAAGCAAGTTGTGGATCTCATCTTCCACATCTTGTCTTTGCCGCTTGCAACTGTTGTCAATCTCCTCCATGAAAACAACAAAGACGTGATTGGGTGTCTTGCAGAGGTCTTCAATAGTGTTGAGTCTCTGGATAGTTCCTACCTCGAGTCTAATTTAAACAAGAACTCGATTCTCAATCCGACGACTGCCATTGTTGTCCCTTTGCTTTCAACTAAACCAACAACACAGAATCATCTTCTGAAATGCTATACGTGCTCCAACTCCACTCTGGTTTGCTGCTTAAGTGATCGACAAGGGACGGTTTGTGGTCACCACAGCACAAAAATGACGACTGTGCGAAGCTTAGTATACGAGCCCAGAACTCCGGGATATGTGAAGGAAGCGGTAGCATTTATGGTGATGGATAATTTGGAAGTTAAACCCATGTCAATTTCTCTAATCAGCACCCATCTCAAAAACTTGACTTcctttgaggagagagaggttCAATTTGGTCAAAAGGAG GGAATTGCAATGTTGAAAGCATCCTTGGAAACCAAATCTGTGCTCACTGCTGTCTTTCTCGGGATGAAGGAGGAAGATATAGTGCCCGAATCCGAGACTTGTGATTGA